The Erigeron canadensis isolate Cc75 chromosome 1, C_canadensis_v1, whole genome shotgun sequence genome segment tatttaaaataaactcTCGATCTTTAGGAGAACTACGTCTAAAAGTAAGAGACTACTATACTATAAAGATCGAAATTAGACGTTACCTAATTCCATTTTGTCTTGGTTTACATCAACACCTATGATCCTCTTAGCTCCGCATAGCCTTGCCCCTTCAGAAACCTGCGAAAATAGATCATGGCCATCGTACTTTCCTCAAAACATACAAAAAACTAAAGCTTCTTATTTTTAAGTATGTTGAAAACTGTGTTTATGCAGTTCATTAAGTCCAGTCTCAATTATCGAAGTCGAAATACTTTAGTAGAATACTCTTGATATAAGTTGAGTATAATCATACAGCTAGCCCAATTGCGCCCAGTCCAAATATAGCAACCGTTGTTCCACTTTCCACTTCTGCTGTTTTAACCGCAGCACCCACTCCTGAAAAGCATTACGTGTCTTAGTTTTATTGCAACcttgttaaataaaaataatttatgaaaCAAGAACACAATTTACCGGTTGATACTCCACAACTTAAGAGACAAGCTCTATTTGCTGGTATTGCTGGATCAATCTTAGTTATATGAGCGATATCAACCACTGTGTACTCGCTAAAACTTGATACGAACAAGAAGTGGTATAGAGGTTCGCCGTTGATGTCTGTGAACCTGCTGGTTTCTTCCCTGTCAATCCAAGGGGAAACCTTGAAGGGGAACTTACTACATAGGTTACTTTTTTTGGATAAGCAATCTGTACATTCACCACAATCCGGCAAAAAGATTGGGATCACAGTGTCTCCTTCAACGACTTCATGTACACCTTCTCCGACACTTTCTACAACCCTGCATAACAGCAAAACGaaatgttgatgatatatatggCTAAGTTAATTATGTATATGGCAATGATGAATAGATCATCATGATTATTTCAATTCATTCCATCTAGTGGTAAACATGAAATTTCTTATTAAAGTGTTTGCCTATATGTGACATGTCTAAAGATACAACCGAACAAAGGCCAATTGCCCAAGAAACGCAACGCAGTTTCTGCTATATGCTTTAAGTATTAACCAAATTTTGTCAAACCACCAAAAGTGCAAACTTTTAAGAAGTGTTCAGTAGAGTAATCTAGGGACCAAGATGTTAGAAAAAAGTCAACATTGGCAACTTATCATCTGTGGCATCATCTTTTGACCGGGTAACCGGGTCAGATTACCCAAAAGTCCAAAAATTGCAACAGAACTAACTTTAGTTGGGTGTAAACATAACTTTCGGTACCTATTTATGGGTTTACTCCTTTCTGACAATGACTAAAGACAGAAATCACAATCATCAATATTTTGCAATGTTAAACAGTAGGAGAATTTGTAATTTTAGGTAACAAACTTTCccagcaaaaataaaaaaaatcttatagaTAGTCTGAAACTCTCAAAGTATTACAATTATGTTACAAAGAAGCATAGTgtataatatatcaaaatttacaTAATCTGCATGCCGCAAGATAATTGTCCATTAGACAGAAAATTGTACTGTATTAGTGTAATATATCAAATTCTTTGTAGAGGTTGACAATTATTTAGGGACACTAAGAAGATGATCTTTATTTTGACGTTTTGAGACTCATGTAGAATTTTGGTTTCTTCGCAAAagacaattatatataaataaaaactatcaAGATgccaacaaaaacaattaatcAAAATTGATTAGAATCCTTACCCCACTGCTTCATGACCAAGTATTCTCGGGTAAATAGCAGGAGGATGCTTTaagtaagaaaataaaaaaacagaaaTAGTTAGTATTTAACTTCGACATACACAAAAATAAGGAAAAACTTTAGCAGTTTACCcgtttatttacaaaaatgaaagaaatgaaatgaaaattgaaaacaatgAATGTATCTATGATAAGAAGTACCTCCAATTTCCAAAAGATAACATCACTATGACAAAGAGAAGTGCATATGATTTTGATTCGGACTTCTCGATATTTCGGTGTATCCACAATCACTTCCTCTATCACCAGTGGCTTCCCTGGCTCCCTAGCAATAGCAGCTGCATCCGAAAAAGcaatcaatatatgtatatacatacatatatatattttcatatatttatatatatgtatctgtgATATAGTTAGTTAAAGAAGTTAGTTACCTCTGCAGCGGATAGGCTTGCGGGAAGTACAGTTGGTTGAGGTTTGATCTTCCATAGTCACTAGCTAGTCAGTAAGTCAATGgatttttttcccccttttttaataactttgtttgtttttgaaaCAAATGCACGACAGTGGTGTTGTTTGGATTTGTGTGTTGAGTTTTGTTTTATAGCATTTGGAAG includes the following:
- the LOC122584942 gene encoding alcohol dehydrogenase-like 7, with the protein product MEDQTSTNCTSRKPIRCRAAIAREPGKPLVIEEVIVDTPKYREVRIKIICTSLCHSDVIFWKLEHPPAIYPRILGHEAVGVVESVGEGVHEVVEGDTVIPIFLPDCGECTDCLSKKSNLCSKFPFKVSPWIDREETSRFTDINGEPLYHFLFVSSFSEYTVVDIAHITKIDPAIPANRACLLSCGVSTGVGAAVKTAEVESGTTVAIFGLGAIGLAVSEGARLCGAKRIIGVDVNQDKMELGKKFGVTDFVNSRDIGDKTVSQVILEMTGGGADYCFECVGLTSLVHEAYSSCRKGWGKTVVLGVDQPGAMLNFSSFEVLHSGKTLTGSLFGGLKPKDDIPILLKRYMNKELQLDNFVTHEVDFEDINKAFDLLLQGKSLRCVIWMKK